A genomic window from Variovorax paradoxus includes:
- a CDS encoding aldo/keto reductase, which produces MKLDNYLTLGRSGLRVSPMSLGTMTFGQEWGWGADAGESRRMFDAYVERGGNFIDTANFYTNGSSERLLGQFIADRRESVVVATKYSLNMQPGNPNAGGNHRRNMVRSVEASLKRLGTDYIDLLYLHIWDNLTPFDEVMRAFDDLVRSGKVLYAGISDTPAWQVARMQTLAELRGWAPLVALQIEYSLIERTVERELLPMARELGLGVMAWSPLGSGVLSGKYTRADLDYRKDPDSGVTGSRKDVAAGNGALTARSLDIAEVVAQVAKEQGRSPAQIALAWLLHRSAPTVMPIIGARTFAQFEDNLGALDVELDGSALQRLDAASAVAMGFPHDFMALPMTQGVLSGGSSVRRPA; this is translated from the coding sequence ATGAAGCTCGACAACTACCTCACCCTCGGCCGCTCCGGCCTGCGCGTCAGCCCCATGTCGCTGGGCACGATGACCTTCGGCCAGGAATGGGGCTGGGGCGCGGACGCGGGCGAATCGCGCCGCATGTTCGATGCGTATGTGGAGCGCGGCGGCAACTTCATCGACACCGCCAACTTCTATACCAACGGCAGTTCCGAACGGCTGCTGGGCCAGTTCATCGCCGACAGGCGCGAGTCGGTGGTCGTGGCCACCAAGTACTCGCTCAACATGCAGCCAGGCAACCCGAACGCGGGCGGCAACCACCGCCGCAACATGGTCCGCTCGGTGGAGGCCAGCCTGAAGCGCCTGGGCACCGACTACATCGACCTGCTGTACCTGCACATCTGGGACAACCTGACGCCCTTCGACGAAGTGATGCGCGCCTTCGACGATCTCGTGCGCTCAGGCAAGGTGCTTTACGCGGGCATCTCCGACACGCCGGCCTGGCAGGTCGCGCGCATGCAGACGCTGGCCGAGCTGCGCGGCTGGGCGCCGCTGGTGGCGCTGCAGATCGAGTACAGCCTGATCGAACGCACCGTGGAGCGCGAGCTGCTGCCGATGGCGCGCGAGCTCGGGCTGGGCGTGATGGCGTGGTCGCCGCTGGGCAGCGGTGTGCTGTCGGGCAAGTACACGCGCGCCGACCTGGACTATCGCAAGGACCCCGATTCGGGCGTGACCGGCTCGCGCAAGGACGTGGCAGCAGGCAACGGCGCGCTGACCGCCCGCTCGCTCGACATCGCCGAGGTGGTCGCGCAGGTCGCGAAGGAGCAGGGCCGCTCGCCCGCGCAGATTGCACTGGCGTGGCTGCTGCACCGCAGCGCGCCGACGGTGATGCCGATCATCGGCGCGCGCACCTTCGCTCAGTTCGAGGACAACCTTGGTGCGCTCGATGTAGAGCTCGACGGCTCCGCGCTGCAGCGCCTCGATGCGGCCAGCGCCGTCGCGATGGGCTTCCCGCACGACTTCATGGCGCTGCCGATGACGCAGGGCGTGCTCTCGGGCGGCAGCTCGGTGCGGCGGCCGGCATGA
- the pbpC gene encoding penicillin-binding protein 1C: MIALALIAALLALLRFWPHAPLSETVGSSRAVYAQGGELLRLTLAGDEQYRLWVPLDRISPTLVDAVLLYEDRRFYAHPGVNPAALARSAWRIASGERRQGGSTLTMQLARRVYGIDSRTPTGKVAQIFAALWLEARFSKHDILEAYLNTAPYGGNIEGVQAASLIYFRKDAAKLSLPEALTLAVIPQNPVKRIAERGRNAELQSARERLWALWAERDPTAKQHAPDAQLALSAQSRGSLPFLAPHATDMLLAQERGVQEVRTTIDLRMQVTLERVMGQYLRTHADVGMTNASALLLDASTMQVRAMIGSADFRNDAISGQVNGVLAKRSPGSTLKPFIYALALDQGLLHPKTMLKDAPTSFGPYTPENFDHRFAGPLPAQEALIRSRNVPAVALAAKLSKPGLYDFMRLAGVQKLQSESHYGLALVLGGGEVTPEELAGMYATLANGGISQPIRYTQPAPDERPTQPLRLLSEEASFITLDMLRHTPRPDTTLPARPAIAWKTGTSWGFRDAWTAGVFGRHVLVVWVGNFDGTSNPALVGVDAAAPLFLRMVDALRAERLDPGEVASRQPPDLRQVEVCAATGGLPDALCPVRTMTWFIAGKSPIQVSNLHRAVWVDETTGKVVCGPQPNARQQVVEQWGSDMRRLFRQAGLPRASAPADGCEKDGDAPESAPLITSPLRGVRHTLRAKKPEPLVLRAEAAAGTQTIYWFADDALIGRAAPGEGITWMPDLAASGRRYVLRAVDDQGRAESREVTVDIAP, translated from the coding sequence ATGCGCACCCAGGCGTCAACCCCGCCGCGCTGGCGCGCAGCGCCTGGCGCATTGCCAGCGGCGAGCGCAGGCAGGGCGGCTCGACGCTCACGATGCAGCTCGCGCGCCGCGTCTACGGCATCGACAGCCGCACGCCTACCGGCAAGGTCGCGCAGATATTCGCGGCGCTGTGGCTCGAAGCGCGCTTCAGCAAGCACGACATCCTGGAGGCGTATCTCAACACCGCGCCCTACGGCGGCAACATCGAAGGCGTGCAGGCCGCGAGCCTCATCTACTTCCGCAAGGACGCCGCCAAGCTCAGCCTGCCCGAGGCGCTGACGCTCGCCGTGATTCCGCAGAATCCCGTCAAGCGCATCGCCGAGCGCGGCCGCAATGCCGAGCTGCAATCAGCACGCGAACGCCTGTGGGCGCTGTGGGCCGAGCGCGATCCGACCGCGAAGCAGCACGCGCCTGATGCGCAGCTTGCGTTGTCGGCGCAGTCGCGCGGCAGCCTGCCCTTTCTTGCGCCGCACGCCACCGACATGCTGCTTGCGCAGGAGCGCGGCGTGCAGGAAGTGCGCACCACCATCGACCTGCGCATGCAGGTCACGCTCGAACGCGTGATGGGCCAGTACCTGCGCACGCATGCCGACGTGGGCATGACGAATGCGAGCGCGCTGCTGCTCGACGCCTCGACCATGCAGGTGCGCGCCATGATCGGCTCGGCCGACTTTCGCAACGACGCCATCTCGGGCCAGGTCAACGGCGTGCTGGCCAAGCGCTCGCCGGGCTCCACGCTCAAGCCCTTCATCTATGCGTTGGCGCTCGACCAGGGGCTGCTGCATCCTAAGACGATGCTGAAGGACGCGCCGACCTCCTTCGGCCCCTACACGCCCGAGAACTTCGACCATCGCTTCGCCGGCCCGCTGCCGGCGCAGGAGGCGCTGATCCGCAGCCGCAACGTGCCCGCGGTGGCCCTGGCCGCGAAGCTCTCGAAGCCGGGTCTCTACGACTTCATGCGGCTCGCGGGCGTGCAGAAGCTGCAGAGCGAATCGCACTACGGCCTTGCGCTGGTGCTGGGTGGTGGCGAGGTGACGCCCGAGGAGCTGGCGGGCATGTACGCGACGCTGGCCAACGGCGGCATCTCGCAGCCCATTCGCTACACGCAGCCCGCGCCCGACGAACGGCCCACGCAGCCGCTGCGCCTGCTGAGCGAGGAGGCTTCTTTCATCACGCTCGACATGCTGCGCCACACGCCGCGCCCCGACACCACGCTGCCCGCGCGCCCCGCCATCGCGTGGAAGACGGGCACGTCCTGGGGCTTTCGCGACGCATGGACGGCCGGCGTGTTCGGCCGTCACGTGCTGGTGGTGTGGGTGGGCAACTTCGATGGCACCAGCAACCCCGCGCTGGTGGGCGTCGATGCGGCCGCGCCGCTGTTCCTGCGCATGGTCGATGCGCTGCGCGCCGAGCGGCTCGACCCCGGCGAGGTCGCGTCGCGCCAGCCGCCGGATCTGAGGCAGGTCGAGGTCTGCGCTGCGACGGGCGGCCTGCCCGACGCGCTGTGCCCGGTGCGCACCATGACGTGGTTCATCGCCGGCAAGTCGCCGATCCAGGTCAGCAACCTGCACCGCGCGGTGTGGGTTGACGAGACGACCGGCAAGGTGGTCTGCGGCCCGCAGCCCAACGCGCGCCAGCAGGTGGTGGAGCAATGGGGCAGTGACATGCGCCGCCTGTTCCGACAGGCCGGCCTGCCGCGCGCGAGCGCACCGGCCGATGGCTGCGAGAAAGACGGCGACGCACCTGAAAGCGCGCCACTCATCACCTCGCCCCTGCGCGGCGTGCGCCACACGCTGCGCGCGAAGAAGCCCGAGCCGCTGGTGCTGCGCGCCGAGGCCGCTGCGGGCACGCAGACGATCTACTGGTTTGCTGACGACGCGCTCATCGGCCGCGCCGCGCCCGGCGAAGGCATCACGTGGATGCCCGACCTCGCGGCGTCGGGCCGGCGCTATGTGCTGCGCGCGGTCGACGACCAGGGGCGCGCCGAGTCGCGCGAGGTGACGGTCGACATTGCACCTTGA
- a CDS encoding esterase-like activity of phytase family protein, which translates to MMRLASLSFVALAAALACGAAAAQTAFPATLSGHAVLPAQSFVAAPKDAPADLQVSGKFTTGKRVEAVGTVEGLSAGRGTGVSVPFKGQPLQGHSGIKKMDDGSFWILTDNGAGAKANSPDFMLYLNHYKVDFKGGKLNRINTIFLHDPDKKVPFRIVHEGTKQRYLTGSDFDPESFQFAGGALWIGEEFGPFLIKADLKGKVLAVFDTQVDGKVVRSPDHPAVTTPGAPGGAVDFQIKRSKGFEGMASSKDGSKLYALLEGPVWNAEAKDYEKVEGKEALRVLEFDVATEKWTGRHWKYVLEANGNAIGDFNMIDGTTGLIIERDNGEGTSDKACPEGQKRTDCFHDIAKFKRVYKVELSDANVGGPVRKIGYIDLLNIADPDKLARKPLNDGVLKFPFFTIENVDVVDATHIVVGNDNNLPFSSSREPNKADDNELVLLEVGALLQAK; encoded by the coding sequence ATGATGCGTCTTGCTTCCCTGTCCTTCGTCGCCCTCGCCGCTGCGCTCGCATGCGGCGCCGCGGCCGCACAGACCGCCTTCCCCGCCACGCTCTCCGGCCACGCCGTGCTGCCCGCGCAAAGCTTTGTGGCCGCGCCCAAAGATGCGCCGGCCGACCTGCAGGTCAGCGGCAAGTTCACGACCGGCAAGCGCGTCGAAGCGGTCGGCACGGTCGAAGGTCTTTCGGCCGGCCGCGGCACCGGCGTGTCGGTGCCCTTCAAGGGCCAGCCCCTGCAGGGCCACTCGGGCATCAAGAAGATGGACGACGGCAGCTTCTGGATCCTCACCGACAACGGTGCGGGCGCGAAGGCCAACTCGCCCGACTTCATGCTCTACCTGAACCACTACAAGGTGGACTTCAAGGGCGGCAAGCTCAATCGCATCAACACCATCTTCCTGCACGACCCCGACAAGAAGGTGCCCTTCCGCATCGTCCACGAAGGCACGAAGCAGCGTTACCTGACGGGCTCCGACTTCGACCCCGAGAGCTTCCAGTTTGCCGGCGGCGCGCTGTGGATCGGCGAAGAATTCGGCCCCTTCCTCATCAAGGCCGACCTGAAGGGCAAGGTGCTCGCGGTGTTCGACACGCAGGTCGACGGCAAGGTCGTGCGCTCTCCCGACCATCCGGCCGTGACCACGCCGGGCGCACCGGGTGGCGCGGTCGACTTCCAGATCAAACGCTCCAAGGGTTTCGAAGGCATGGCCTCGTCGAAGGACGGCAGCAAGCTCTATGCGTTGCTCGAAGGCCCGGTGTGGAACGCCGAGGCCAAGGACTACGAAAAGGTCGAAGGCAAGGAAGCGCTGCGCGTGCTGGAGTTCGACGTGGCCACCGAGAAGTGGACCGGCCGCCACTGGAAATACGTGCTCGAAGCCAATGGCAACGCCATCGGCGACTTCAACATGATCGACGGCACCACGGGCCTGATCATCGAGCGCGACAACGGCGAAGGCACGAGCGACAAGGCCTGCCCCGAAGGCCAGAAGCGCACCGATTGCTTTCATGACATCGCCAAGTTCAAGCGCGTCTACAAGGTCGAGCTGAGCGACGCGAACGTGGGCGGCCCGGTGCGCAAGATCGGCTACATCGACCTGCTGAACATCGCCGACCCCGACAAGCTCGCACGCAAGCCGCTGAACGACGGCGTGCTGAAGTTCCCTTTCTTCACGATCGAAAACGTCGACGTGGTCGACGCCACGCACATCGTGGTCGGCAACGACAACAACCTGCCCTTCTCGAGCAGCCGCGAGCCGAACAAGGCGGATGACAACGAGCTGGTGCTGCTGGAAGTCGGGGCATTGCTGCAGGCGAAGTAA
- a CDS encoding DUF3649 domain-containing protein: protein MSIILIFVSPFPFHESPNDPARRPARAVTIGVRYRLGVASRAAAAIFGGYGVAALSAAVLALCLPAAFGMARSEAAMTGTLASFAIFAFAVMWVFAARTALRAWSGLVIVAAPLALLLLLLMRTTGGAA from the coding sequence ATGAGTATCATTCTCATCTTCGTTAGCCCTTTTCCCTTTCATGAATCCCCGAACGACCCCGCCCGCCGTCCGGCGCGCGCCGTGACCATCGGCGTTCGTTATCGCCTCGGCGTGGCCTCTCGCGCAGCAGCAGCCATCTTCGGCGGCTACGGCGTCGCCGCCCTGTCCGCCGCCGTGCTTGCGCTCTGCCTGCCTGCCGCTTTCGGCATGGCCCGCAGCGAAGCCGCGATGACCGGCACGCTCGCTTCCTTCGCCATCTTCGCGTTCGCGGTGATGTGGGTTTTTGCCGCGCGCACCGCGCTGCGGGCCTGGTCCGGCCTCGTCATCGTCGCGGCACCGCTGGCCCTGCTGTTGCTGCTGCTCATGCGCACCACCGGAGGCGCCGCATGA
- a CDS encoding response regulator transcription factor codes for MPTILLIDDHAMFREGLALALRQEDPTLVIETAGNGTEALAMLAQMPSVPDAVMTDFYLPDVAGAALLGQLRRRRAGLRILVLSASEDPQDAETALAEGAHGFVHKSADSRQLMDALRRVMQGQSGVVWASPLGPASMPILAGAVDPLTRLSARQTEVLHLLCEGLRNADIAQRLSTTERTVKAHISAIFAGLEVNSRTQAVIVARRAGLLGRPR; via the coding sequence ATGCCCACCATCCTGCTGATCGACGATCACGCCATGTTCCGCGAGGGCCTGGCATTGGCCTTGCGCCAGGAAGATCCCACCCTTGTGATCGAGACAGCCGGCAATGGCACCGAAGCGCTGGCCATGCTTGCGCAGATGCCGTCGGTGCCCGATGCGGTGATGACGGACTTCTACCTGCCCGACGTGGCGGGCGCCGCGCTCCTGGGCCAGTTGCGCCGGCGCCGGGCCGGCCTGCGCATCCTCGTGCTGTCGGCATCCGAAGATCCGCAGGACGCCGAAACCGCGCTGGCCGAAGGCGCGCACGGCTTCGTGCACAAGTCGGCCGACAGCAGGCAGCTGATGGATGCCCTGCGCCGCGTCATGCAGGGGCAAAGCGGCGTGGTGTGGGCATCGCCGCTCGGCCCGGCATCGATGCCGATCCTGGCGGGCGCCGTCGATCCGCTGACCCGCCTGTCCGCGCGCCAGACGGAGGTGCTGCACTTGCTGTGCGAGGGCCTGCGCAACGCCGACATCGCGCAGCGGCTGAGCACCACCGAGCGAACCGTGAAGGCGCACATCTCGGCCATCTTCGCCGGGCTCGAGGTGAACAGCCGCACCCAGGCCGTGATCGTGGCCCGCCGTGCCGGGCTCCTGGGCCGCCCTCGCTAG
- a CDS encoding DUF3325 domain-containing protein, which translates to MTSDSLLLGLVFAASLAGFCALSLAMDRHSEDVFGRGSTPGPWRRWLQLGGAVLLCLSLVASLRVAGSTIGWVLWLGALTAAALSTVGLLSYAPRRFHWIAFAAAAVTLCSLLLAASITA; encoded by the coding sequence ATGACGAGCGACTCGCTGCTCCTCGGCCTCGTGTTCGCCGCATCGCTTGCGGGCTTCTGCGCGCTGAGCCTTGCGATGGACCGCCACAGCGAAGACGTCTTCGGCCGCGGCAGCACGCCGGGCCCGTGGCGGCGCTGGCTGCAACTGGGTGGCGCCGTGCTGCTGTGCCTGTCGCTGGTCGCGAGCCTGCGGGTGGCGGGCAGCACGATTGGCTGGGTGCTTTGGCTGGGTGCGCTCACGGCGGCAGCGCTATCCACGGTGGGGTTGCTCAGCTATGCGCCGCGCCGCTTTCACTGGATCGCATTCGCGGCCGCAGCGGTCACGCTGTGCAGCCTGCTGCTGGCCGCGTCGATCACGGCGTGA
- a CDS encoding PepSY-associated TM helix domain-containing protein — protein MKEGFRQSMAWLHTWSGLLVGWVLFMVFAAGTASYFKDEITFWMKPELHAVAQNAVPPVKAVESAVAYLQQRAADSPRWFINLPNERQPSTDVLYLAPPAPAGAAATAKAGEKPRRRFDRASLDPATGEAISAPRVTRGGEFFYRLHFDLHYMPALWARWIVGFCAMFMLVAIFSGIVTHKRIFKDFFTFRPKKGQRSWLDAHNVTAVLALPYHLMITYTGLVTLMFMYMPWGPQVAYKDRGGEQAFFSEAFPGSGRDQFKASGNRVPLAPIAPMMAQASAHWGGAAVGRVTVHQPNDANAVVSLTRAEGPQLSYDQPSMQFNGATGALIGAFGDVPKPAAETRGVLYGLHIGRFGDPLLRALFFLSGLAGCLMVATGLLMWAVKERQKFAKTLKQGGRVSFGLRLVDGLNLGAVAGLPVAMAAFFWANRLLPVDVVERGEAEIRWFFIVWGTTAVLGLLRPTLRMWQAQLALGALLFAGLPVLNAFTGPAPLTVSLRNGPTSVAGFDLVVIALGLGLAGAAWLVERKRRKSIAKQAAAKTPPPSSTLATSGQGS, from the coding sequence ATGAAGGAAGGCTTCCGCCAGTCGATGGCTTGGCTGCACACATGGTCGGGCCTGCTGGTCGGCTGGGTGCTGTTCATGGTGTTCGCGGCTGGCACGGCTTCGTATTTCAAGGACGAGATCACGTTCTGGATGAAGCCGGAGCTGCACGCGGTCGCGCAGAACGCCGTGCCGCCGGTCAAGGCCGTCGAGAGCGCCGTAGCCTACCTGCAGCAACGCGCTGCGGACAGCCCGCGCTGGTTCATCAACCTGCCGAATGAGCGCCAGCCGTCGACCGACGTGCTGTACCTCGCGCCGCCCGCACCGGCCGGTGCTGCAGCAACTGCCAAGGCCGGCGAGAAGCCCCGCCGCCGCTTCGACCGCGCCTCGCTCGATCCCGCCACCGGCGAAGCCATCAGCGCACCGCGCGTCACGCGGGGCGGCGAATTCTTCTACCGCCTGCACTTCGACCTGCACTACATGCCCGCGCTGTGGGCACGCTGGATCGTCGGCTTCTGCGCGATGTTCATGCTGGTCGCCATCTTCAGCGGCATCGTCACGCACAAGCGCATCTTCAAGGACTTCTTTACCTTCCGCCCGAAGAAGGGCCAGCGCTCGTGGCTCGACGCGCACAACGTCACCGCCGTGCTCGCGCTGCCCTATCACCTGATGATCACGTACACGGGCCTGGTCACGCTGATGTTCATGTACATGCCCTGGGGTCCGCAGGTGGCCTACAAGGACCGCGGCGGCGAGCAGGCCTTCTTCTCCGAGGCCTTTCCCGGCAGTGGCCGCGACCAGTTCAAGGCCTCGGGCAACAGGGTGCCGCTAGCGCCCATCGCGCCGATGATGGCGCAGGCCTCCGCGCACTGGGGCGGCGCGGCGGTGGGCCGCGTCACGGTGCATCAGCCCAACGACGCCAACGCGGTGGTTTCGCTCACGCGCGCCGAGGGGCCGCAGCTGTCGTACGACCAGCCGTCGATGCAGTTCAACGGCGCGACCGGCGCGCTCATCGGCGCGTTCGGCGATGTGCCCAAACCGGCGGCCGAGACGCGCGGCGTGCTCTACGGCCTGCACATCGGCCGTTTCGGCGATCCGCTGCTGCGCGCGCTGTTCTTCCTCTCGGGGCTCGCGGGCTGCCTGATGGTCGCGACGGGGCTTCTGATGTGGGCCGTGAAGGAACGGCAGAAGTTCGCGAAGACGCTCAAGCAGGGCGGCCGCGTCAGCTTCGGGCTGCGGCTGGTCGATGGACTGAACCTCGGCGCCGTCGCCGGCCTGCCCGTCGCGATGGCTGCCTTCTTCTGGGCCAACCGCCTGCTGCCAGTCGATGTGGTCGAGCGTGGCGAAGCGGAGATCCGCTGGTTCTTCATCGTCTGGGGCACGACCGCCGTGCTGGGCCTGCTGCGGCCCACCTTGCGCATGTGGCAAGCGCAGCTTGCGTTGGGCGCGCTGTTGTTCGCGGGGCTGCCGGTGCTCAATGCGTTCACCGGCCCCGCGCCGCTGACGGTGAGCCTGCGCAACGGCCCGACCTCGGTGGCGGGCTTCGACCTGGTCGTGATCGCGCTGGGCCTGGGGCTCGCGGGCGCTGCATGGCTCGTGGAGCGCAAGCGCCGCAAGTCGATTGCGAAGCAGGCGGCGGCGAAGACGCCACCACCATCATCGACGCTTGCCACTTCGGGCCAGGGCTCATGA
- a CDS encoding ATP-binding response regulator encodes MSTSPPAPSDDPVFASRMAALRRNLPFALLGVMLTVALVIAALYRVVPHAQLAAWAAANAVLTAARGWGAWRYRLAKDGAALHRWRRYTLAGTVLGGLLWGLPIAWWMLSVPMAHQMFLVIALLTMGTGAIYAYCIDLPLLYGFQVPYFLPSMISMAFLQEPLLEVMAFAGVLYLFVTLAFAHRMHRTQVDSLRLGFENLDLLKQLQLEKEAAERSDLAKSRFLAAASHDLRQPVHALSLFVGVLREQALPSLSRHLVDNISRATQAMGALFEGLLNLSRLDAGVVRARVQPVALAGLLEQIALEFAPQAAARSLALRMRPSDASVLSDPALLDRILRNLVDNAIRHTKHGGVLVGCRRAGNALRVEVWDTGPGIPPEEHERVFWEFHQLGNPERDRAKGLGLGLAIVRRTAALLKHPLAMRSRVGRGTVFALTVPTAKVGAPVHGAAPDTASQALPQAESESALILVIEDDAPSRHGLQLLLQGWGHRVIAAAGAAEMLELTAATPGKPSLIVSDYRLREHETGIEAIDRLHEEYNDDAIPALLVSGDTDPQRLIEVAARGWPLLHKPVDPALLRAAMAQLLA; translated from the coding sequence ATGAGTACTTCGCCGCCCGCGCCCTCCGACGATCCGGTGTTCGCCTCCCGCATGGCCGCGCTGCGGCGCAATCTGCCCTTCGCATTGCTCGGCGTCATGCTGACCGTGGCGCTGGTCATCGCAGCGCTGTACCGCGTTGTGCCGCATGCGCAGCTGGCCGCCTGGGCCGCAGCCAACGCAGTGCTGACCGCCGCTCGTGGCTGGGGTGCGTGGCGCTACCGCCTCGCGAAAGATGGCGCGGCCCTGCATCGCTGGCGCCGCTACACGCTGGCAGGCACGGTGCTCGGCGGCCTGCTGTGGGGGCTGCCCATTGCCTGGTGGATGCTGAGCGTGCCCATGGCCCATCAGATGTTCCTGGTCATCGCATTGCTGACCATGGGAACGGGCGCCATCTATGCCTACTGCATCGACCTTCCGCTGCTCTACGGCTTCCAGGTGCCGTACTTCCTGCCGTCCATGATTTCGATGGCCTTTCTTCAGGAGCCGCTGCTGGAGGTGATGGCGTTTGCTGGCGTGCTCTATCTCTTCGTGACCCTGGCCTTTGCGCACCGCATGCACCGCACGCAGGTCGACTCCCTGCGGCTGGGCTTCGAGAACCTCGACCTCCTGAAGCAGCTGCAACTGGAGAAGGAAGCCGCCGAGCGCAGCGACCTTGCCAAGTCACGCTTTCTGGCTGCTGCCAGCCACGACCTGCGACAGCCGGTGCATGCCCTGAGCTTGTTCGTCGGCGTGCTGCGCGAACAGGCGCTGCCTTCGCTCAGCCGCCATCTGGTGGACAACATCTCGCGTGCGACGCAGGCCATGGGCGCGTTGTTCGAAGGCCTGCTCAACCTCTCGCGGCTGGATGCCGGCGTGGTGCGGGCGCGGGTGCAGCCTGTTGCGCTGGCCGGACTGTTGGAGCAGATCGCGCTGGAGTTCGCGCCGCAGGCCGCGGCCCGTTCTCTGGCGCTGCGCATGCGGCCTTCCGATGCCTCGGTGCTGTCCGACCCGGCGCTGCTCGACCGCATCCTGCGCAACCTGGTGGACAACGCCATCCGCCACACGAAGCACGGCGGCGTGCTGGTTGGCTGTCGGCGCGCGGGCAATGCCCTTCGCGTCGAGGTGTGGGACACCGGCCCCGGCATTCCGCCCGAGGAGCATGAGCGCGTGTTCTGGGAGTTCCACCAGCTGGGCAACCCCGAACGTGACCGTGCCAAGGGATTGGGTCTGGGCTTGGCCATCGTGCGCCGCACGGCTGCATTGCTGAAGCATCCGCTTGCGATGCGATCGCGTGTCGGGCGGGGCACCGTCTTTGCGTTGACGGTGCCGACGGCGAAAGTCGGCGCCCCCGTGCATGGCGCGGCCCCGGACACGGCTTCGCAGGCGCTCCCGCAGGCAGAGTCGGAGTCCGCACTCATCCTCGTGATCGAGGACGATGCGCCCAGTCGCCACGGTCTGCAGCTGCTGCTGCAAGGCTGGGGCCATCGCGTGATCGCCGCTGCCGGCGCAGCCGAAATGCTCGAGCTGACCGCCGCGACGCCCGGCAAGCCGAGCCTCATCGTCAGCGACTACCGCCTGCGCGAGCATGAGACCGGCATCGAGGCCATCGACCGCCTGCACGAGGAATACAACGACGACGCCATTCCCGCGTTGCTGGTCAGCGGCGATACCGATCCGCAGCGCCTGATCGAGGTGGCCGCGCGCGGATGGCCGTTGCTGCACAAGCCGGTGGACCCGGCGCTGCTGCGCGCGGCAATGGCGCAGCTGCTGGCCTGA